The DNA sequence AAATGACTTCATCAATTCTAACTTCTTCATAAATGGTCTGAATATTTTCTTTGTCAAATTTCGTCAAAACCAAAAGCGAATTCGTAAGATCAGACAGCTGAAAAACCTCTTTTGAAATCTGAGTCAATACCGCTAAAGTTTTGGGCGAATGTTGTTCTGCCTTTTTTAAATTTTCTAATTGAAAAGCCATTCTCGTTAAAGGCGTACGGATTTCGTGAGAAGCACTAGCAGTAAAATCTTTCTGAGATTGAAATACATCATTCAAACGAACAATCATTGTATTAAAAGATTGTGCTAAAACACCAATTTCATCGTTGGAAGCTTTCACAGGAATCTGATTAGTGAGTTTATGTGCCGTAACTTCTGAAATCTCTTTCTTCAGTTTTTCTAAAGGTTCCAAAAATCTACCGATAATATAATAACAGAAAAACCAAATAAGCGCAATACTCAAGAGATAAGAAAAAACCAAAAGATATTTAAGATAAGCCAATTTTGACTGACCAGATGTATCTATCGCGCTGGTAATGATATAGTAATTTTTACCATGAATCCTTCGTAAAGCTGCATAAGTTTCGGGATCTGTATTTTCAGTATAAACAGTCTTTTCGCGGTCTAATCTTGCAAGCAATCCATTTTCCCAACTTACATTTTGATCTTTGAGCGTGCTGTAAAGCAATTGTTTTCGAGCATCAAAAATGATAATGTTTTCATCGAACAGAATATTATCTGCATTCTCACTAAAAACGATAGGACCTTGTTCTTTAAAGCCGTCCGATTGTGAAATAAAATTGGTCGTAAAATCTAGCCTCTTTACAAATCGTTCTTTAAATTCTTCCCGTCGAAACGAATTAAACGATACATAAATAGTTGTCATTACAATACCAAAAAGCAATGAAAACGCAATGCTGAGATTCAAGGCGATCTTACGCTTCAGAGATCTCATTTATAAGGCATTTAAATAATAACCATAGCCTGAACGGGTATGAATGAGTTTAACATCGAAATCCTTATCAATTTTCTTTCTTAAAAAATTGATGTAAACTTCAACGGTATTGGTATTGGTATTAAAATTCTGTTCCCACACGTGTTCTGTTATTTGCATTTTAGAAACTGTTCTACCTTGTGCTTCTGCCAGAAAAACCAACAATTGAAATTCCTTTACCGTCAAGGCAATTTCCTGTCCACCGCGAAAAACTTTCTGATCGGTTTTGTTAATAGTAAGATCTTCTATCGAAAAAATTTCGTCAACGATTTTATCCTGGGTATTATTTCTTCTCACTAAAGATTGAATTCTCATCAATAATTCTTCAAACTGGAAAGGCTTCACCAGATAATCATCAGCCAGTCGATTAAACGCATCTTTCTTATCGGATAAGTCACCGTAAGCAGAAATCATAATGATTGGCGTGTTTTGATCCTCTTCCCGTATTTTCTCACAGACTTCCAAGCCGTTTATTTTAGGCACATTGATATCGAGCAAATAAATATCGTAGGAATTTTGTTGAACTTCCTGTAAAAAGAGATCACCGTCGTAGACTTTTTTCACCTCAAAGTCACTGGTCTCTAAAAAAGCAGCCAGTTCGGTGGAGAGAATAAGATCATCTTCTAACAAAAGGATTTTCATAATAAGGATTGAAAAGTAAATTTAGTGAAATTTAAGCATAAAAAAATCTCTCTTAAAAAAGAGAGATTAAAATAGAGCCAACTATGAGATTTGAACTCACGACCTCTTCCTTACCAAGGAAGCACTCTACCCCTGAGCTAAGTCGGCAAAAAGACTAAAAAAAAATCACAAGCCGCTGTATTGGTTGTGATTTTTTAGAGCGGAAGACGAGGGTCGAACTCGCGACATTCAGCTTGGAAGGCTGACGCTCTACCAACTGAGCTACTTCCGCATTTTTGTTTCCAAAAACTGTTGGTAAACGGTTTGCAAATCTACAATTAAATTTACAATCTCGCAAGAAAAAATTAGAAAAAAATGTGGGGAGAGTAGGATTCGAACCTACGAAGTCGTAAGACAGCAGAGTTACAGTCTGATCCATTTGGCCACTCTGGAACCTCCCCAATTTTTATTTTTTCCTATGAGCCTCCAGAGGGACTCGAACCCACGACCTGCTGATTACAAATCAGCTGCTCTAGCCAGCTGAGCTACGGAGGCAAAATTTTAAAGAACTACTTATCTGTTTTTGCGAGTGCAAATATAGTGATTTATTTTAGACCTACAAGCTTTTTTTAGCTTTTCTTAAAAAAAAATTTGTAGAAATAAAGAACTATTTATCTGTTTTTGCGAGTGCAAATATAACATAGTTTATTTTAAATCTACAAATTTTTTAAGGCTTTTTTTAAAAAAATTTTTAAGCCAATTCTTTTTTCTTGATTAACAGCTTTTTAGCAGTTTCAGCACAAAGATCAATACTCTCTTCAAAGGACGCAGAAGTCTTTTTAACGACAATATCATCACCTGGAACCTCTAATTTAATCTCTGCGGTCTTATTTTCTTTATCTCCTGTATTTTCAACTTTTAAGAAAACTTGACAACCATGGATCTTATCATAAAAGGTTTCTAACTTACTTAGTTTCTTTTCTAAATACTCTTCAAGTGGTGAGTGTGGAGTCAATCCTATTGACTGAACTTTAATTTTCATAATCTAGATTTTTTTGCGCTCTAGGATGAGCATTGTTAAACACTTTCTTTAGTTGTTCGATATTCGCCGTGGTATAAACCTGAGTTGACGCCAAAGACGAATGCCCCATTAGTTTCTTCACTTTAGAAATCTCAGCCCCATTCTCTAAAACATGAGTTGCAAAACTGTGTCTTAATATATGAGGGCTTCTTTTCGTCTTCGAAGTAACAAGACTAAGGTAGGAATTTACAGCAGAGTAGACAAATTTATCATTGAGTTTTTCACCTTTCTTACTCACGAAGAAATACATCTCGCTCGCTTCCAACGGTTTTCTTTTAGTTAAATAATCTTCAAAACTTTGAATAAGTTTCTCGGAAATAGGAATGATTCGAGATTTATTCCCTTTACCAATTACTTTGATTTCTTTCTTACTAAAGTCAACATTATTAAATAAAAGACTTGTTAATTCCGCTTTCCGCATTCCGGTTTGGTACAAAGTCTCTATGATTAACTCTTTTAGAAAACTTCCGTCTTTAGGTTTTCCTTCTATTGATTTAAGATCCGACATTTCCTCTTCGGAAAAGGGAATTTGTTTTTCGGCGTAAAATTTTAAGGATTGAATATTCTCCAGTGGTGAAACCTTAACGTCACCAACTTTCAATAGAAAGAGGAAAAAACTTCGCAAAGAAGAGAGCTTTCTATTAATGCTGCGTTTAGAAATTTTCGACGCACTTAATTCGGTCATGAAATTTCTAATGACTTTTTTATCCACTTTCGTAAAATCATGATGAGCTTCTGTTTTCAAAAGAAAAACAGAGAAATCGGATAAATCCTTGCGGTAACTCGTCACTGTATGTGGCGAATACCGTTTTTCTACTTCAATATATTCTAAGAATCGTTCTATCATTTACTATATATAACAAAAAATCACCTTCCAAATATAAGTATTTGAAAAGTGATTAAGATATTTTCGTAAAGAAAATTTTCTTTAAGCTTGTTCTTCGATGCTCAAGTTTCTTTGTTTGTAAGCTGCTTTGGTATTAGAAGCTCTCTTCACAACTGAAGGCTTATTGAATTGTTGACGACTTCTAAGAGCTCTGATAGTTCCTGTTTTGTCGAATTTTCTTTTGTACTTTTTTAAAGCTCTGTCGATGGATTCACCATCTTTTACTGGGATTATTAACATAATTTACATCTCATTTTGGATTGCAAAAGTAAGATTTTTTTCTGAATTGACAAATTATTTTACTATTTTTAAACTCAATAAATTAAAATGATGCAACCCGACTATAAAGTAATCAATGCTTCTGCTGGATCTGGAAAAACTTATGCGCTGGTTCAGAACCTGTTAGCCATTTGTTTAAAGTATCCTTCTCAAGCTGATAAAATCAGAAATATTTTGGCTCTGACTTTCACCAACAAAGCAGCCAATGAAATGAAGCACCGAATTATCGATTGGCTGAAAAAGTTTTCGCTTGACACTTACGATTCAAATAATGACCTCATCAATATTCAGGAAAAATTAAAAAATGAAGGCTTCAATATTCCTTTAAAGGACTTGCATGAGCGTTCTAAAAAAATGCTCGATTACGTTCTACACCACTACTCTACTTTAAACATTGGAACGATCGATAAATTTAACGCGAAACTGGTCAGAAGTTTTGCACAGGAATTAGGTTTAGCCCAAAATTTTAATTTAGAAATTAATCCCGAACCTTTCCTCATTGAAGCCGTTGATAAAATGCTGGAAGACATCGGTGAGGAAAATAAAATTTCTGAAGCTTTTATGGATTTTGTGAATTACACTTTGGATAATAATGACAGAATTGACCTTAATAAAACGCTTTATAATTCAGCCAAAGAATACGTTCAGGACAAA is a window from the Kaistella flava (ex Peng et al. 2021) genome containing:
- the rpsU gene encoding 30S ribosomal protein S21; this encodes MLIIPVKDGESIDRALKKYKRKFDKTGTIRALRSRQQFNKPSVVKRASNTKAAYKQRNLSIEEQA
- a CDS encoding response regulator transcription factor, translated to MKILLLEDDLILSTELAAFLETSDFEVKKVYDGDLFLQEVQQNSYDIYLLDINVPKINGLEVCEKIREEDQNTPIIMISAYGDLSDKKDAFNRLADDYLVKPFQFEELLMRIQSLVRRNNTQDKIVDEIFSIEDLTINKTDQKVFRGGQEIALTVKEFQLLVFLAEAQGRTVSKMQITEHVWEQNFNTNTNTVEVYINFLRKKIDKDFDVKLIHTRSGYGYYLNAL
- a CDS encoding tyrosine-type recombinase/integrase; protein product: MIERFLEYIEVEKRYSPHTVTSYRKDLSDFSVFLLKTEAHHDFTKVDKKVIRNFMTELSASKISKRSINRKLSSLRSFFLFLLKVGDVKVSPLENIQSLKFYAEKQIPFSEEEMSDLKSIEGKPKDGSFLKELIIETLYQTGMRKAELTSLLFNNVDFSKKEIKVIGKGNKSRIIPISEKLIQSFEDYLTKRKPLEASEMYFFVSKKGEKLNDKFVYSAVNSYLSLVTSKTKRSPHILRHSFATHVLENGAEISKVKKLMGHSSLASTQVYTTANIEQLKKVFNNAHPRAQKNLDYEN
- a CDS encoding ATP-binding protein — its product is MRSLKRKIALNLSIAFSLLFGIVMTTIYVSFNSFRREEFKERFVKRLDFTTNFISQSDGFKEQGPIVFSENADNILFDENIIIFDARKQLLYSTLKDQNVSWENGLLARLDREKTVYTENTDPETYAALRRIHGKNYYIITSAIDTSGQSKLAYLKYLLVFSYLLSIALIWFFCYYIIGRFLEPLEKLKKEISEVTAHKLTNQIPVKASNDEIGVLAQSFNTMIVRLNDVFQSQKDFTASASHEIRTPLTRMAFQLENLKKAEQHSPKTLAVLTQISKEVFQLSDLTNSLLVLTKFDKENIQTIYEEVRIDEVIFDAYQKVEKNFPKLKMDFQISDHSIESSQLTIQGVKSLLEIVFINLFKNAAIYTDNDFVNVTIEESLHSLTVNVLSFGSTISAEEQKRLFDPFMRGSNSQKTSGSGLGLKIVKRILEYHKATITYQSASPNQNIFMINFPL
- a CDS encoding HPF/RaiA family ribosome-associated protein — encoded protein: MKIKVQSIGLTPHSPLEEYLEKKLSKLETFYDKIHGCQVFLKVENTGDKENKTAEIKLEVPGDDIVVKKTSASFEESIDLCAETAKKLLIKKKELA